From a region of the Coprococcus comes ATCC 27758 genome:
- the tilS gene encoding tRNA lysidine(34) synthetase TilS: MLEKVENYIRQWKMLEKGDKVVVGLSGGADSVCLFLILEELRKKIGFEILAVHVNHGIRGEEAKADEEFVKTLCEKKEIPCRSVSVDIPKMAVEYRMSEEEAGRTARREIFEQAAEEWGGTRIALAHHQDDNAETFFLHLARGSGLRGLGGIYPVNGMYIRPLLCVGRKEIEDYLKGREMPYCIDATNMEDAYMRNRIRNHVIPYFKENINEKTVEHMNRSMDQLREIWDYMERQTESAYQICTAQNGEKICIHAEAYHRQERLIRKMILRKALALVAEHEKDLEQVHVEKLEGLFEKQVGKRLDLPYAVCACRTYEGIELKRKKKDTELAEEEKNLDLKQVSGKISYGKWEISYRIFEKEECRCQIPKKTYTKWFDYGIIKQSVAVRTRRAGDFIVIDESGGRQKLKSYFINKKIPVAERAGIPLIAEGSEILWIVGCRQSKAYQVTEQTTKILEITINGGTLNGRESENVNSGRRSKCQN; this comes from the coding sequence ATGTTAGAAAAAGTAGAGAACTATATCAGGCAGTGGAAGATGCTTGAAAAAGGAGATAAAGTTGTCGTTGGTCTTTCTGGAGGGGCAGATTCTGTATGCCTTTTTCTGATACTGGAAGAGCTGCGAAAAAAGATCGGATTTGAGATCCTTGCGGTACACGTGAATCACGGGATCCGTGGGGAAGAGGCAAAAGCTGATGAAGAATTTGTAAAGACACTGTGTGAGAAAAAAGAAATCCCATGCAGGAGTGTTTCGGTGGATATTCCGAAAATGGCAGTGGAATACAGGATGTCAGAAGAAGAGGCGGGAAGGACTGCACGAAGGGAAATATTTGAGCAGGCAGCGGAAGAATGGGGAGGAACAAGGATCGCACTGGCACATCATCAGGATGACAATGCAGAGACTTTTTTCCTGCATCTGGCCCGCGGTAGCGGACTTCGGGGACTCGGCGGTATATATCCGGTAAATGGGATGTATATACGGCCGCTTCTTTGCGTGGGGAGAAAAGAGATCGAGGATTATCTGAAAGGACGGGAGATGCCTTACTGTATTGATGCGACAAATATGGAAGATGCATATATGCGAAACCGCATCCGTAACCATGTGATTCCGTATTTTAAAGAAAATATCAATGAAAAAACCGTGGAGCATATGAACCGGTCTATGGATCAGCTTAGGGAGATCTGGGATTATATGGAACGGCAGACAGAAAGTGCATATCAGATCTGTACTGCCCAAAATGGAGAAAAGATCTGCATCCATGCAGAGGCATATCACCGACAGGAACGGCTGATCCGGAAAATGATTCTCCGGAAAGCATTGGCATTGGTGGCAGAACATGAAAAAGATCTGGAGCAGGTTCATGTAGAAAAGCTGGAGGGACTGTTTGAAAAGCAGGTTGGAAAAAGACTGGATCTTCCTTATGCGGTCTGTGCATGCAGAACCTATGAAGGGATTGAACTGAAGCGGAAAAAGAAGGACACGGAATTGGCAGAAGAAGAGAAAAATCTGGATCTGAAGCAGGTTTCGGGAAAGATATCTTACGGGAAATGGGAAATTTCCTACCGTATTTTTGAAAAAGAAGAATGCAGATGCCAGATCCCGAAAAAAACGTACACGAAATGGTTTGATTATGGTATAATAAAACAGAGTGTCGCTGTACGCACCAGAAGGGCTGGCGATTTTATTGTAATTGATGAAAGCGGAGGAAGGCAGAAGCTGAAATCCTATTTTATCAATAAAAAAATACCAGTGGCAGAACGCGCCGGAATTCCTCTGATCGCAGAGGGAAGCGAGATTTTATGGATTGTGGGCTGCCGGCAGAGCAAGGCATACCAGGTGACAGAGCAGACAACGAAAATATTAGAAATTACGATAAATGGAGGTACTTTAAATGGCCGAGAAAGTGAAAATGTTAATTCCGGAAGAAGAAGTAAATGCCAGAATTGA
- the hpt gene encoding hypoxanthine phosphoribosyltransferase: MAEKVKMLIPEEEVNARIEELGKKISEEYAGKQVHLICVLKGGVFFMCELAKRITVPVTMDFMSVSSYGDGTQSSGIVKIAKDLDESLEGKDVIVVEDIVDSGRTLYYLLDILRKRGPKSMKLCTLLDKPDRRVRDVHVDYVGFNIPDEFVVGFGLDYAQKYRNLPYIGSVEM; the protein is encoded by the coding sequence ATGGCCGAGAAAGTGAAAATGTTAATTCCGGAAGAAGAAGTAAATGCCAGAATTGAAGAACTTGGAAAAAAAATCAGTGAAGAATATGCGGGAAAGCAGGTTCATCTGATCTGTGTTTTAAAGGGTGGAGTGTTCTTTATGTGTGAACTGGCAAAAAGGATTACAGTGCCGGTAACAATGGACTTTATGAGTGTCAGCAGCTATGGTGACGGAACCCAGTCCAGTGGAATCGTTAAGATTGCAAAAGATCTGGATGAGTCTCTGGAAGGAAAAGACGTAATTGTTGTTGAGGATATCGTAGATTCAGGACGTACTCTTTATTATCTGCTTGACATCCTTCGGAAGAGAGGACCGAAGAGCATGAAGCTTTGTACACTTCTTGACAAACCAGATCGTCGTGTGCGCGACGTACATGTAGATTATGTCGGATTTAATATTCCGGATGAATTTGTGGTAGGATTCGGTCTGGATTATGCACAAAAATATAGAAACTTACCGTACATCGGAAGTGTAGAGATGTAA
- the ftsH gene encoding ATP-dependent zinc metalloprotease FtsH, producing MNNNKTRGISGLSILLCVLVLAGVYWFMSQSGVQQTAYTYQDFQKDLKKEKVESVEVKQNKVAPTGTLKIRLKNDDIEQLHVSDVNSAEDLLESYDISYSVDNVPQDSWMSTTLVPIILMAGIMVFVVMMMNRQGGSNAKAMNFGKSRAKMSTQEENHVTFAQVAGLQEEKEELAEIVDFLKSPGKYTQVGARIPKGVLLEGPPGTGKTLLARAIAGEAGVPFFTISGSDFVEMFVGVGASRVRDLFEDAKKNAPCIIFIDEIDAVARRRGTGMGGGHDEREQTLNQLLVEMDGFGANEGIIVLAATNRVDILDPAILRPGRFDRKVMVGRPDVKGRLEILQVHAKGKPLGDDVDLEQVARTTAGFTGADLENLLNEAAILAAKDGRVYLQQEDIRRAFVKVGIGAEKKSRVISDKEKKITAFHEAGHAILFHVLPDVGPVYSVSIIPTGVGAAGYTMPLPEKDEMFNTKGKMLQDITVSLGGRVAEELIFDDITTGASQDIKQATAYAKSMVTKFGMSEALGLVSYGDDNDEVFIGRDFGHTSRGYGEQVATTIDSEVKRIIDECYDRAKTIIKEHEAVLYKCADLLLEKEKITREEFEALFEE from the coding sequence TTGAATAATAATAAGACAAGAGGAATCAGTGGTCTTTCGATTCTGCTCTGTGTTCTGGTGCTGGCAGGTGTGTACTGGTTTATGAGCCAGTCGGGTGTGCAGCAGACAGCATACACGTATCAGGATTTTCAGAAAGATCTGAAAAAAGAGAAGGTAGAAAGTGTAGAGGTCAAGCAGAACAAAGTCGCACCGACCGGGACACTGAAGATCCGGCTGAAGAATGATGACATCGAACAGCTTCATGTATCCGATGTCAACAGTGCAGAGGATCTGCTTGAATCTTATGACATTTCCTACAGTGTGGACAATGTCCCGCAGGACAGCTGGATGTCAACAACACTGGTTCCGATCATATTGATGGCAGGTATCATGGTATTTGTTGTGATGATGATGAATCGTCAGGGCGGATCGAATGCAAAAGCGATGAACTTCGGAAAGAGCAGGGCAAAGATGAGCACGCAGGAAGAAAACCATGTGACGTTTGCGCAGGTTGCCGGACTGCAGGAAGAAAAGGAAGAGCTTGCAGAGATCGTGGATTTCCTCAAGAGCCCCGGGAAGTATACGCAGGTAGGAGCCAGAATCCCGAAAGGTGTCCTTCTTGAAGGACCTCCGGGAACAGGTAAGACGCTTCTTGCAAGAGCAATTGCGGGAGAAGCAGGTGTCCCGTTCTTTACCATTTCAGGCTCTGATTTTGTGGAGATGTTTGTCGGTGTCGGAGCATCCCGTGTAAGAGATCTTTTCGAGGATGCTAAGAAAAATGCACCTTGTATTATTTTTATCGATGAGATCGATGCCGTGGCAAGACGTCGTGGAACCGGTATGGGCGGCGGACATGATGAGAGAGAGCAGACGCTGAACCAACTCCTCGTAGAGATGGATGGTTTTGGCGCGAATGAAGGAATCATCGTACTTGCAGCAACCAACCGTGTCGATATTCTTGATCCGGCGATCTTAAGACCGGGACGTTTTGACCGTAAAGTCATGGTCGGCAGACCGGATGTAAAGGGACGCCTGGAAATCCTTCAGGTTCATGCCAAGGGCAAACCGCTCGGGGATGATGTGGATCTGGAACAGGTTGCGAGAACAACGGCAGGATTTACCGGAGCTGATCTGGAAAATCTTCTGAATGAGGCTGCGATCCTTGCAGCAAAGGATGGAAGAGTGTATCTGCAACAGGAGGATATCCGCAGAGCATTTGTAAAAGTCGGAATCGGTGCAGAGAAGAAGAGTCGTGTAATTTCTGATAAAGAGAAGAAGATCACTGCATTCCATGAAGCAGGACATGCCATCTTATTCCATGTACTTCCGGATGTAGGACCGGTGTACAGCGTGTCGATCATTCCTACCGGTGTAGGGGCAGCCGGATATACGATGCCGCTTCCTGAAAAGGATGAGATGTTCAATACCAAAGGAAAGATGTTGCAGGATATTACCGTATCACTAGGTGGACGTGTGGCAGAAGAGCTGATCTTTGATGATATTACAACCGGGGCATCCCAGGATATCAAGCAGGCAACAGCATACGCCAAATCCATGGTAACGAAGTTCGGTATGTCGGAAGCACTTGGTCTTGTAAGCTATGGAGATGATAATGATGAAGTATTTATCGGAAGAGATTTTGGTCATACCTCCAGAGGTTATGGTGAACAGGTTGCTACAACGATCGACAGTGAAGTGAAGCGGATCATTGATGAATGTTATGACCGTGCAAAGACCATTATTAAAGAGCATGAAGCTGTTCTTTATAAATGTGCAGATCTGCTTCTTGAAAAAGAGAAGATTACAAGAGAAGAATTTGAAGCATTATTTGAAGAATAG
- a CDS encoding glycoside hydrolase family 13 protein has protein sequence MKKEALFCDGTEAYVSPPEPEAGDELQLWFRTAAHDVDEVYLENRELCIPMNKVISNKAFDFYEVKYKLEDKPFRYHFKIRSGNEICYYNKWGAESKLVDYYDFKIVPGFTAPDWAKGAVMYQIYTDRFCNGDPDNDVQTGEYFYIGEQVQHVDDWYRDPQPMDVREFYGGDIQGIIDKLDYLHGLGVEVVYCNPLFVSPSNHKYDTQDYDYIDPHVGKIEVDEGRLLDPGENNNIHADRYRTRTTRKENLEASNRLFIKLVEELHKRGMRIIIDGVFNHCGSFNKWLDRELIYESADGYEVGAFVSPKSPYRNYFLFHRTGENEWPGNGSYDGWWGHDTLPKLNYEDSKELEEYVLGIAKKWVSPPYNVDGWRLDVAADLGRSNEYNHEFWKKFRKAVKEANPHALILAEHYGDPSDWLQGDEWDSVMNYDAFMEPVTWFLTGMEKHSDEYRGDLLGNADHFMNAMKHHMANMMTPSLQTAMNQLSNHDHSRFLTRTNHKVGRVGQLGSRAAEEGVSLAVMREAIIMQMTWPGAPTLYYGDEAGLCGFTDPDNRRTYPWGRENRDLINFYREMIQIHRKSLALRKGSIKMLKAEPDLLAYGRFWGNEQIVVIINNSDHLKEVRVPVWQAEVAEGHNMARVMYSYEDGYIGEFEEYIVKEGNISLMMGKKSAIVLKNKKW, from the coding sequence ATGAAAAAAGAAGCATTGTTTTGTGATGGAACAGAGGCGTATGTGAGTCCGCCGGAACCGGAGGCAGGAGATGAACTTCAGTTGTGGTTCCGTACAGCAGCTCACGACGTAGATGAAGTCTATCTGGAAAACCGCGAACTATGCATTCCAATGAACAAAGTAATCTCAAATAAGGCATTTGACTTTTATGAAGTGAAATACAAATTAGAAGATAAACCATTCCGGTATCATTTTAAGATCAGATCAGGAAATGAGATCTGCTACTATAACAAATGGGGAGCAGAGAGCAAACTTGTGGATTATTATGATTTTAAAATCGTGCCGGGCTTTACGGCACCGGATTGGGCAAAAGGAGCGGTCATGTATCAGATTTATACAGACCGCTTCTGTAACGGCGACCCGGATAATGATGTACAGACGGGAGAGTACTTTTATATTGGAGAACAGGTTCAGCATGTAGATGACTGGTACCGGGATCCGCAGCCGATGGATGTACGGGAATTTTACGGAGGAGATATCCAGGGGATCATTGATAAACTGGATTACCTGCATGGACTTGGAGTAGAAGTTGTCTATTGTAATCCACTATTTGTATCACCATCTAATCATAAATATGACACACAGGATTACGATTATATTGATCCGCATGTCGGTAAAATTGAAGTCGATGAAGGAAGGCTTCTAGATCCGGGAGAAAATAACAATATCCATGCGGACCGTTACCGGACAAGAACTACCAGAAAAGAGAATCTGGAAGCAAGTAACCGGCTGTTCATCAAGCTGGTAGAAGAACTCCATAAGAGGGGAATGCGAATCATCATTGACGGCGTCTTCAACCATTGTGGTTCTTTCAATAAATGGCTGGACAGAGAGCTGATCTACGAGAGCGCCGATGGTTACGAAGTAGGTGCTTTTGTGTCACCGAAGAGTCCGTACCGGAATTATTTTCTATTCCACCGTACCGGGGAGAATGAATGGCCGGGCAATGGAAGCTATGACGGCTGGTGGGGACACGATACGCTGCCAAAGCTGAATTATGAAGATTCAAAAGAGCTGGAAGAGTATGTTCTTGGTATCGCAAAGAAATGGGTTTCACCGCCGTATAATGTAGACGGCTGGAGACTGGATGTTGCGGCAGACCTTGGAAGAAGCAATGAGTACAATCATGAATTTTGGAAGAAATTTCGTAAGGCAGTAAAAGAAGCAAATCCACATGCACTGATCCTTGCCGAGCACTATGGAGATCCGAGTGACTGGCTGCAGGGCGATGAATGGGACAGCGTTATGAATTACGATGCATTTATGGAGCCGGTCACCTGGTTTCTGACCGGGATGGAGAAACACAGTGATGAATATCGCGGCGATCTTCTCGGAAATGCAGACCATTTTATGAATGCGATGAAGCATCATATGGCAAATATGATGACACCGTCACTTCAGACGGCGATGAACCAGTTGTCAAACCATGACCATTCCCGTTTCCTGACGCGTACCAACCATAAGGTTGGCCGTGTGGGACAGCTTGGGTCGCGTGCGGCAGAAGAAGGGGTAAGCCTTGCAGTTATGCGGGAAGCGATCATCATGCAGATGACCTGGCCGGGAGCACCGACCCTTTATTATGGAGACGAAGCAGGACTTTGTGGTTTCACGGATCCGGATAACCGGAGAACTTATCCGTGGGGAAGAGAAAACCGGGATCTGATTAATTTCTACCGTGAGATGATCCAAATCCACAGAAAGTCTCTGGCTCTCAGAAAGGGATCAATCAAGATGCTGAAAGCAGAACCGGATCTTCTGGCCTATGGAAGATTCTGGGGGAATGAGCAGATCGTGGTTATTATCAATAATTCCGATCATCTGAAGGAAGTAAGGGTTCCGGTATGGCAGGCAGAAGTTGCCGAAGGACATAATATGGCGCGAGTGATGTATTCTTATGAAGATGGGTATATTGGAGAATTCGAAGAGTATATCGTGAAAGAGGGAAATATTTCACTGATGATGGGTAAGAAATCGGCGATCGTGCTGAAGAATAAGAAGTGGTAG
- a CDS encoding ammonium transporter, producing MGLSDLIAGGMDATAATELLLNVIWTIVGATLVYFMQAGFAMCEAGFTRAKNTGNILMKNMMDFVLGSLFFFIFGFAIMHGTDWNGIIGIKGFFNPTTLADADGLFNGLPIGVFLIFHTVFCATSATIVSGSMAERTKFLAYLLYSAAISIFIYPVTGHWIWGGGWLAQMGFHDFAGSTAVHMVGGICALVGAKILGPRIGKYDKEGNARAIPGHNLSIAALGVFILWFCWFGFNCGSTTAASTNLGDIAMTTNLAAATATLATLVVTWIRYGKPDVSMTFNGSLAGLVAITAGCDTVSNYSAIIIGLIAGILVVFSVEFFDKVAKIDDPVGAISVHGVCGFTGSILVGVFSPEYTLKTQVIGVLSTVAYVLVMAIIVFTIIDKTVGLRVTKGEELDGLDIHEHGCSAYADFNFRL from the coding sequence ATGGGATTATCTGATTTAATTGCGGGCGGAATGGATGCAACCGCCGCCACTGAACTACTGCTTAATGTTATCTGGACAATTGTCGGTGCAACTCTTGTTTACTTTATGCAGGCTGGATTTGCAATGTGTGAAGCCGGATTTACCAGAGCAAAAAATACTGGAAATATACTGATGAAAAATATGATGGACTTTGTACTTGGAAGTTTGTTCTTTTTCATCTTCGGATTTGCGATCATGCACGGAACCGACTGGAATGGTATCATCGGTATAAAAGGGTTCTTCAATCCTACAACACTTGCCGATGCCGACGGACTTTTCAACGGACTGCCAATCGGAGTCTTCCTTATTTTCCATACAGTATTCTGCGCCACATCCGCTACTATCGTATCCGGTTCTATGGCAGAACGTACAAAATTCCTTGCTTACTTATTGTATAGTGCAGCAATCAGTATTTTTATTTACCCGGTAACCGGCCACTGGATCTGGGGCGGTGGATGGCTCGCTCAGATGGGATTCCACGATTTTGCAGGTTCCACAGCAGTCCATATGGTCGGCGGTATCTGTGCACTTGTTGGTGCCAAAATCCTCGGACCTCGTATTGGAAAATATGATAAAGAAGGAAATGCCCGTGCGATTCCCGGACACAACCTTTCCATTGCAGCTCTTGGCGTATTTATTCTCTGGTTCTGCTGGTTCGGTTTCAACTGCGGCTCTACCACAGCAGCTTCCACAAACCTCGGTGATATCGCAATGACAACCAATCTTGCCGCTGCTACCGCAACACTTGCAACCCTTGTTGTAACCTGGATCCGCTATGGAAAACCAGATGTATCCATGACATTCAACGGTTCCCTCGCCGGACTCGTAGCAATCACCGCCGGATGCGACACCGTCAGCAACTACTCTGCAATCATCATCGGACTGATCGCTGGTATCCTCGTCGTATTCTCTGTAGAATTCTTCGACAAAGTAGCCAAGATTGATGACCCGGTAGGTGCGATCAGTGTCCACGGCGTATGCGGTTTCACAGGCAGTATCCTCGTCGGAGTCTTCTCCCCGGAATACACCCTCAAAACCCAGGTGATCGGTGTCCTTTCAACCGTAGCCTACGTCCTCGTAATGGCAATCATCGTATTCACCATCATCGATAAAACCGTAGGCCTCCGCGTCACCAAAGGAGAAGAACTCGACGGTCTCGATATCCACGAACACGGCTGCTCAGCATATGCAGACTTTAACTTCCGTTTATAG
- a CDS encoding P-II family nitrogen regulator, with translation MKKLEIIIQPEKLEALKAILDASNVSGIMISNIMGYGNQKGHKQFYRGAEYSVNLLPKIKVETVVEPEVAEPLIRKIVEEIKTGAYGDGKIFVYEVQDAVRIRTGERGSAAL, from the coding sequence ATGAAAAAACTAGAAATCATTATCCAGCCGGAAAAACTGGAAGCCCTGAAAGCAATCCTGGATGCTTCCAATGTCAGCGGTATTATGATCAGTAACATTATGGGATATGGTAATCAGAAAGGACACAAACAATTTTATCGCGGTGCTGAATACAGCGTAAATCTTCTTCCTAAGATCAAAGTAGAAACTGTTGTTGAACCGGAAGTTGCAGAACCTCTGATTCGGAAAATTGTCGAAGAGATCAAAACCGGTGCGTACGGCGATGGTAAAATTTTTGTTTACGAAGTACAGGATGCTGTAAGAATCCGTACCGGTGAACGTGGCTCTGCTGCTCTTTAG
- the tadA gene encoding tRNA adenosine(34) deaminase TadA: protein MRKILTEDEKYMKEAIRQAKKAWKIEEVPIGCVIVYQGKIIGRGYNRRTTDKNPLAHAEISAIKKASKVMGDWRLEECTLYVTLEPCQMCSGAIVQARIPRVVVGCMNPKAGCAGSILNLLQVEAFNHQAELTTGILEEECSQMMKSFFKELRKKQKMKKKEQESANMPEENP from the coding sequence ATGCGGAAGATATTGACCGAAGACGAAAAATACATGAAGGAAGCGATCCGTCAGGCGAAAAAAGCATGGAAGATTGAGGAAGTACCGATTGGTTGTGTGATCGTATATCAGGGGAAAATTATCGGACGAGGATACAACAGGCGGACAACGGATAAGAATCCCCTTGCACATGCAGAAATTTCTGCAATCAAAAAGGCAAGTAAGGTAATGGGTGACTGGCGGCTGGAAGAATGCACCTTATATGTAACGCTGGAACCATGTCAGATGTGTTCCGGAGCCATTGTACAGGCAAGGATTCCACGAGTGGTTGTTGGATGTATGAATCCGAAAGCCGGATGCGCCGGTTCCATCCTGAATCTTTTACAGGTGGAAGCGTTTAATCATCAGGCAGAGCTTACGACAGGAATTCTGGAAGAAGAATGCTCACAGATGATGAAGAGCTTTTTCAAGGAACTGCGCAAGAAGCAGAAGATGAAAAAGAAAGAACAGGAATCAGCAAATATGCCGGAAGAAAATCCTTAA
- a CDS encoding B12-binding domain-containing radical SAM protein, protein MKVLLGAVNAKYIHSNLAVYCLKAYAEKYGDTSDEISIGEYTINQQLDEILRDIYKRKPDMLCLSCYIWNLTYVEEICREIKKVMPQIIIWIGGPEVSYDGVKVLERLPEVDGVMKGEGEQTFCDLLHFYQEKTADGFQNMKGIVYREQTGQIVENEWRKTMELSKVPFVYENMELFEHKIIYYETSRGCPFSCSYCLSSIDKCLRFRDLELVKKELQFFIDHKVPQVKFVDRTFNCKHDHAMTVWRYIKEHDNGITNFHFEVAADLLNEEEMELIKTMRPGLIQLEIGVQSTNLDTIREIHRTMKFEQVAEVVRRINSYGNVHQHLDLIAGLPYEDYESFGKSFDDVYALEPEQLQLGFLKVLKGSYMEEKRDDYGLVYKGMPPYEVLYTKWLPYEDTLRLKGIEEMVETYYNSRQFCYTLPYLIRHFKRPFTLFEKLAEYYEENGLDTLSHARTARYEILYDFARFYDAERCEAYKQLLTLDFYLRENAKSRPLFAGDERISKEEFRLFYDREDEERRYLENYENMEKRQLRKMTHIERFSYDVLGDMKEKECVLLFDYQNRNPLDHQAKVFCVTEEIWELCKQ, encoded by the coding sequence ATGAAAGTACTTTTAGGTGCAGTCAATGCGAAATATATACATTCCAATCTGGCAGTCTACTGTCTGAAAGCATATGCGGAAAAGTATGGTGATACATCAGATGAGATCAGTATTGGAGAATATACGATCAATCAGCAGCTCGATGAGATTCTGCGGGATATCTACAAAAGGAAGCCGGACATGCTCTGTCTGTCCTGCTATATCTGGAATCTTACTTATGTTGAAGAGATCTGCAGGGAGATCAAGAAAGTGATGCCGCAGATCATCATCTGGATAGGCGGACCGGAGGTATCTTATGATGGAGTAAAGGTGCTGGAGCGTCTGCCAGAAGTGGATGGCGTCATGAAAGGAGAAGGGGAGCAGACTTTCTGCGATCTTTTACACTTTTATCAGGAGAAGACAGCGGACGGATTTCAGAATATGAAAGGAATCGTATACCGGGAACAGACCGGGCAGATTGTGGAAAATGAATGGCGCAAGACCATGGAGCTGAGTAAGGTTCCGTTTGTATATGAGAACATGGAGCTTTTTGAACATAAGATTATTTATTATGAGACAAGCCGTGGATGTCCATTTTCGTGCAGTTATTGTCTTTCTTCTATAGATAAGTGTCTGCGGTTCCGTGATCTGGAACTGGTAAAAAAAGAACTGCAATTTTTTATCGATCATAAAGTACCTCAGGTTAAATTTGTAGACCGTACATTTAACTGCAAACATGATCACGCCATGACAGTCTGGCGTTATATCAAAGAGCATGATAACGGCATTACCAATTTCCATTTTGAGGTTGCGGCAGACCTTTTGAATGAAGAAGAAATGGAATTGATAAAAACCATGCGGCCAGGGCTGATCCAGCTGGAAATCGGTGTGCAGTCTACCAACCTGGATACGATACGTGAGATTCACCGGACAATGAAATTTGAACAGGTTGCAGAAGTGGTAAGGAGAATCAATTCTTATGGTAATGTACATCAGCACCTGGATCTGATCGCAGGATTGCCGTATGAAGATTATGAAAGCTTTGGAAAATCCTTTGATGATGTTTATGCACTGGAACCGGAGCAGCTGCAGCTTGGTTTTCTGAAAGTACTGAAGGGTTCTTATATGGAAGAGAAGAGAGACGATTACGGACTGGTTTATAAAGGAATGCCACCGTATGAAGTTTTGTATACAAAATGGCTTCCATATGAGGATACCCTGCGCCTGAAAGGGATCGAGGAAATGGTGGAGACCTACTATAACAGCAGGCAGTTCTGTTACACGCTTCCTTATCTGATCCGACACTTTAAAAGACCATTTACGCTTTTTGAAAAGCTGGCAGAGTATTATGAAGAAAATGGGCTGGATACTTTAAGTCATGCACGCACGGCAAGATATGAGATCCTGTATGATTTTGCAAGATTTTATGATGCAGAAAGATGTGAGGCGTATAAGCAGCTTCTGACACTGGACTTTTATCTGAGGGAGAATGCAAAGAGCCGTCCGTTATTTGCAGGCGATGAGCGGATTTCCAAAGAAGAGTTCCGCTTGTTCTATGACCGTGAGGATGAAGAGAGGCGTTATCTGGAAAATTATGAAAATATGGAGAAGCGGCAGCTTAGAAAAATGACGCACATCGAGAGGTTTTCTTATGATGTTCTGGGGGATATGAAAGAGAAAGAATGTGTGCTTCTGTTTGACTACCAGAACCGGAACCCACTGGATCATCAGGCAAAGGTATTTTGTGTTACAGAAGAAATCTGGGAATTATGCAAACAGTAA